The following proteins are co-located in the Nonlabens ponticola genome:
- a CDS encoding efflux RND transporter periplasmic adaptor subunit, giving the protein MNKNILYIALALIVGLLGGWLIFGSSGSDAKANKDVSEMSDTHDHSGESPNQMWTCSMHPQIMQPEPGDCPICGMDLIPAESGADGLAVNEIKMTENAMALANIQTTIVGNSSMSEDDGMITLSGKIATNEENNAVQASHFDGRIERLNVNYEGQKVNRGQLLATIYAPNLVAAQQELLTTASLKESQPELYKAVRNKLKLWKLSEGQINAIETSGKVRDNFPIYATVSGTVSEVMAREGDYVKQGQPILKVSNLNSVWAEFDAYENQISDLKVGQKIKVVTNAYANKEFGATVSFIDPILNNATRTVTVRATLKNTDNLFKPGMFVTGKLEGEMMMTNEVITVPASAVMWTGERSLVYIKTSPNEPVFEMREVTIGNRNGENYAVTEGLQTGDEIVTNGTFTVDAAAQLQGKKSMMNQGKEEASEMPMSQMKMEFTENFQSEFKKALKPYLQMKDALVASDANQVSAFAKATSTSLKSADIKSLGSMEQSHIKKSIEMLDAIAANDNLDNQRDHFVILNENMVPIAMNINATEEILYVQKCPMANNNKGAVWLSVEKDIKNPYYGEQMLTCGSTIDEIK; this is encoded by the coding sequence ATGAACAAGAACATTTTATATATAGCACTTGCACTAATCGTGGGACTACTAGGTGGATGGCTCATTTTTGGTAGTTCAGGTAGTGATGCCAAGGCAAACAAGGACGTTTCTGAAATGTCAGATACCCACGACCATTCTGGCGAGTCGCCAAACCAAATGTGGACCTGCTCAATGCACCCACAGATTATGCAGCCCGAACCAGGCGACTGCCCTATATGTGGAATGGACTTGATACCTGCTGAATCTGGTGCAGATGGTCTTGCAGTTAATGAAATTAAAATGACAGAAAATGCAATGGCACTGGCAAACATTCAAACTACTATTGTAGGTAATAGCAGTATGTCAGAAGATGATGGAATGATTACGCTTTCTGGCAAAATCGCCACCAACGAAGAAAACAATGCTGTACAAGCAAGCCATTTTGATGGGCGTATCGAGCGTTTGAATGTTAATTATGAAGGCCAAAAAGTAAATCGTGGTCAATTACTGGCCACCATTTATGCACCAAATTTGGTCGCTGCACAGCAAGAATTGCTCACAACAGCTTCATTAAAAGAATCGCAGCCTGAACTATACAAGGCAGTGCGCAACAAATTGAAATTATGGAAACTTTCAGAAGGCCAAATTAATGCGATTGAAACTTCAGGAAAAGTGCGAGATAATTTCCCCATTTATGCCACCGTTTCAGGAACGGTTTCAGAAGTGATGGCACGTGAAGGCGACTATGTAAAACAAGGTCAGCCCATTTTAAAAGTAAGCAATTTAAATTCAGTTTGGGCAGAATTTGATGCCTATGAAAATCAAATTTCAGATTTAAAAGTAGGTCAGAAAATAAAAGTAGTAACCAATGCTTATGCCAATAAAGAATTTGGTGCTACGGTTTCGTTTATTGACCCCATACTTAACAATGCCACGCGAACGGTTACCGTTAGAGCAACACTAAAAAATACAGACAACCTCTTTAAACCAGGAATGTTTGTAACGGGAAAACTCGAAGGGGAAATGATGATGACTAACGAAGTGATAACAGTTCCTGCAAGTGCCGTAATGTGGACTGGCGAACGCTCATTGGTCTATATAAAAACCAGTCCCAACGAACCCGTTTTTGAAATGCGTGAAGTAACCATTGGAAATCGTAATGGTGAAAATTATGCTGTAACAGAGGGCCTACAAACTGGCGACGAGATTGTGACAAACGGAACTTTTACAGTAGACGCAGCAGCCCAGCTACAAGGCAAAAAATCTATGATGAATCAGGGAAAGGAAGAGGCATCTGAGATGCCTATGTCTCAAATGAAAATGGAATTTACAGAAAATTTTCAAAGTGAATTTAAGAAAGCGCTTAAGCCTTATTTGCAGATGAAAGATGCTTTGGTAGCGAGCGATGCAAATCAGGTTTCTGCTTTCGCGAAAGCGACATCAACATCTTTAAAATCCGCAGATATTAAAAGTCTCGGTAGTATGGAACAATCACATATCAAGAAAAGTATTGAAATGCTAGATGCCATTGCAGCGAACGATAATCTGGATAATCAACGTGACCATTTTGTGATATTAAATGAAAATATGGTGCCCATCGCGATGAATATAAATGCAACCGAAGAGAT
- a CDS encoding DUF305 domain-containing protein codes for MKSKENNHNEMKKGNYTKFVGMLAASFVAMYITMYLNTYEWDHVWFSLTRFYMVCLGIAAMAIIMFASMRGMYQNKKKNIAIVLGSIVLFVGALGLVRDQKSTVGDVLWMKAMIPHHSIAILTSERADIKDPEVKKLAEEIIKAQRKEIEEMNAMIERLQNEK; via the coding sequence ATGAAGTCAAAAGAAAACAATCACAATGAAATGAAAAAAGGCAATTACACAAAATTTGTGGGAATGCTCGCAGCGTCCTTCGTGGCTATGTACATCACGATGTACCTAAACACTTATGAGTGGGACCACGTATGGTTCAGTCTAACTCGCTTTTATATGGTCTGTTTAGGGATTGCGGCAATGGCCATTATAATGTTTGCATCAATGCGTGGAATGTATCAAAATAAAAAGAAGAATATCGCCATTGTTCTGGGAAGTATCGTTCTATTTGTAGGTGCTTTGGGGCTGGTACGTGACCAAAAATCTACCGTAGGCGATGTACTCTGGATGAAAGCAATGATTCCTCATCATTCCATAGCAATTTTAACAAGCGAGCGTGCAGACATCAAAGATCCAGAAGTAAAAAAACTTGCAGAGGAAATTATCAAAGCACAACGAAAAGAGATTGAAGAAATGAATGCGATGATCGAACGTTTACAAAACGAGAAATAA
- a CDS encoding heavy metal translocating P-type ATPase, translating to MKHTYHIQGMTCNGCRNHVEQTLSKVEGVTNASVNLEKEEATIEMESHISIETFQKALKQDGGSYSIHKSGEHYHDDDSASAKPKKAKPEGKGTGTFYCPMHCEGDKTYDKPGDCPVCGMDLVEEQNLSATTTTEQWTCPMHPEIVKDEPGSCPICGMDLVPMEPDLSAEEKTYNKLIKKFWIAVAFTLPIFLIAMSEMIPNNPLYDVMEQKWWNWIQFGLSIPVVFYATWMFFERAYRSIKTWNLNMFTLIGIGAGVAWLFSVFGMLFPDFFPEQFKTESGAVHVYFEAATVILTLVLMGQVLEARAHSKTNSAVKELLKLAPNKAVRVVDGNEEEVSIDQIEKGDILRVKPGDKIPVDGKITEGETTVDESMISGEPIPVNKSVDDKVSSGTINGNQSFLMEAEKVGSDTLLSQIIHMVNDASRSRAPIQKLADTVSGYFVPVVVIIAVITFIVWAIWGPEPAYVFALVNAIAVLIIACPCALGLATPMSVMVGVGKGAQNGVLIKNAEALEKMDKVDTLIVDKTGTITEGKPTVEKIGSFDESRFRESEILHLIASLNSSSEHPLAEATVKYGKEQKVEISKTENFSAVTGKGVEGTVDGKKLDLGNAKMMENANAKLSPEMETEAQSFQKQGKTVSYLSIDGEVSGYVVIGDKIKETSAKAIKELQDKGIEVIMLTGDNHDTAQAVASELNLADFKAGMLPENKLDEVKKLQEQGKVVAMAGDGINDAPALAKSDVGIAMGTGTDVAIESAMITLVKGDLHGIVKARNLSHKVMRNIKQNLFFAMIYNTLGVPIAAGVLFPFFGILLSPMIAALAMSFSSVSVIANALRLRTKSID from the coding sequence ATGAAACACACATACCACATACAAGGAATGACCTGCAACGGTTGTCGCAATCACGTTGAGCAAACACTTTCTAAAGTGGAAGGTGTGACTAACGCTTCGGTTAATTTAGAGAAAGAAGAGGCGACCATCGAAATGGAATCTCATATTTCTATCGAAACATTTCAAAAAGCTCTAAAGCAAGATGGTGGTTCGTATAGCATCCACAAATCAGGCGAACATTATCACGATGATGATTCCGCTTCAGCAAAACCGAAAAAAGCGAAACCAGAAGGCAAGGGAACGGGAACGTTTTATTGCCCAATGCACTGCGAGGGCGATAAAACCTATGACAAACCAGGCGATTGTCCTGTTTGTGGAATGGATTTGGTCGAAGAGCAAAATTTGTCAGCTACAACTACTACTGAACAGTGGACCTGCCCAATGCATCCTGAAATCGTAAAGGACGAACCGGGAAGCTGTCCTATTTGCGGAATGGATTTAGTGCCGATGGAACCTGATTTATCTGCCGAAGAAAAAACATATAATAAGCTGATTAAGAAATTCTGGATAGCAGTAGCCTTTACGCTTCCTATTTTCCTAATCGCTATGAGTGAGATGATTCCAAACAATCCGCTATACGATGTAATGGAACAGAAATGGTGGAACTGGATTCAATTTGGCTTGTCGATTCCTGTGGTGTTCTATGCCACTTGGATGTTCTTTGAACGTGCTTATCGAAGTATTAAAACGTGGAATCTAAATATGTTCACACTAATCGGTATAGGTGCGGGCGTGGCTTGGCTCTTTAGTGTTTTTGGGATGTTGTTTCCAGACTTTTTTCCGGAACAATTTAAAACAGAATCCGGTGCGGTTCACGTGTATTTTGAAGCCGCTACTGTTATTCTAACGCTGGTATTGATGGGTCAAGTTTTAGAAGCCCGTGCACATAGTAAAACCAATTCAGCAGTGAAAGAATTATTAAAGCTTGCACCTAACAAAGCAGTACGCGTAGTGGATGGAAACGAAGAAGAAGTTTCCATCGACCAGATTGAAAAAGGAGATATCCTACGAGTAAAGCCAGGAGATAAGATTCCTGTGGATGGCAAAATTACCGAAGGAGAAACTACGGTGGATGAATCAATGATTTCGGGAGAGCCTATCCCAGTTAACAAATCTGTTGATGATAAGGTAAGTAGCGGTACCATTAACGGGAATCAATCTTTTTTGATGGAGGCCGAAAAAGTAGGTAGCGACACCTTGCTTTCCCAAATCATACATATGGTAAACGATGCCAGTCGCAGTCGTGCCCCTATTCAGAAATTGGCAGATACGGTTTCAGGCTATTTCGTACCTGTCGTGGTTATCATTGCGGTCATCACTTTCATTGTCTGGGCGATTTGGGGACCAGAACCAGCTTATGTATTTGCTCTTGTAAATGCCATTGCCGTATTGATTATAGCCTGTCCTTGTGCATTGGGATTGGCAACACCGATGTCCGTTATGGTAGGTGTTGGTAAAGGTGCCCAAAATGGTGTCCTAATTAAGAATGCCGAAGCCTTAGAGAAAATGGACAAAGTGGACACCCTTATCGTTGATAAAACAGGAACCATTACGGAAGGGAAACCAACGGTTGAGAAAATTGGGTCGTTTGATGAATCTCGCTTTCGCGAAAGCGAAATTCTACATCTTATCGCATCCCTAAACAGTTCCAGCGAGCATCCACTTGCCGAAGCCACCGTGAAATATGGAAAGGAGCAGAAGGTCGAAATATCAAAAACCGAAAACTTTAGCGCAGTAACCGGAAAAGGCGTAGAAGGAACAGTTGATGGCAAGAAGCTCGATTTGGGAAATGCCAAAATGATGGAGAATGCAAATGCCAAGCTATCACCTGAAATGGAAACCGAAGCACAATCCTTTCAGAAACAGGGAAAAACGGTTTCCTACTTATCCATTGATGGCGAAGTTTCAGGCTACGTGGTCATAGGCGATAAAATAAAAGAAACGAGTGCTAAGGCAATCAAAGAATTACAGGACAAAGGCATTGAAGTAATAATGCTCACAGGAGATAATCACGACACCGCCCAAGCTGTGGCGAGCGAACTCAATCTCGCCGACTTCAAAGCAGGAATGTTACCTGAAAACAAACTGGACGAGGTAAAGAAACTACAAGAGCAAGGTAAAGTAGTAGCGATGGCAGGCGATGGTATAAACGACGCACCTGCTCTGGCTAAAAGTGATGTGGGTATCGCAATGGGTACAGGAACAGATGTGGCTATTGAAAGTGCGATGATAACCTTGGTAAAGGGCGATTTGCACGGTATCGTAAAAGCAAGAAACCTAAGCCACAAAGTAATGCGGAACATCAAGCAAAATCTATTTTTTGCTATGATATACAACACGCTGGGTGTACCGATTGCGGCAGGAGTATTATTTCCATTTTTCGGAATTCTATTATCGCCTATGATTGCAGCACTGGCTATGAGTTTTAGTTCGGTTTCTGTAATAGCAAACGCACTTAGACTCAGAACAAAATCAATTGATTAA
- a CDS encoding permease, with translation MNDFLKSWAEAAFTSVGFFWTALWAFVVGYIISSMIQVFVTRQKMQEAMGKNEGKSILLGTFFGFISSSCSFSALAGTKSIFKKGASFVSSIAFLLASTNLVIELGILISIFLGWQFVVGEYLGGILLILVSWLLIRIINPKKLIEKARKNLKDDGNENDESKGQDDDWKSEIKKETNWAKVARKYKMEWSMVWKDVTVGFTIAGITAAFVPDAFFETLFINSGKGTNEFTFLEILEHIIVGPIAAFLTFIGSMGNIPLAALLFGKGVSFAGVMAFIFSDLVVFPVLRINAKYYGWKMSLFILFLLFTALISASLILHYGFNFLDLMPDPSQVNIQDKDHFKINYTFFLNIAFLAISGYLIYLGFFKRKDVEHSMSEMAPKSPLLEKILKYAAFICYVWLAGGLIIKFIIR, from the coding sequence ATGAATGATTTTTTAAAATCCTGGGCAGAAGCAGCCTTTACCTCAGTAGGATTTTTCTGGACAGCTCTATGGGCTTTTGTAGTTGGTTATATAATCAGCAGTATGATTCAAGTTTTTGTAACTAGGCAAAAAATGCAAGAAGCAATGGGTAAGAATGAAGGCAAGAGCATATTGCTGGGTACCTTCTTTGGTTTTATCAGTAGTTCTTGCAGCTTCTCGGCGCTAGCTGGTACGAAATCAATCTTTAAGAAAGGTGCCAGTTTCGTCTCATCGATTGCATTTCTATTGGCTTCCACCAACTTGGTTATCGAATTGGGCATTCTTATTTCAATCTTTTTGGGCTGGCAATTTGTAGTAGGCGAATACTTAGGTGGTATTCTGTTGATATTGGTCAGTTGGTTACTGATTCGAATAATAAATCCTAAAAAATTAATAGAAAAGGCACGCAAGAATCTCAAAGATGATGGCAACGAAAATGACGAGAGCAAAGGTCAAGATGACGATTGGAAATCAGAGATAAAAAAAGAAACAAACTGGGCTAAAGTTGCTAGAAAATACAAAATGGAATGGTCAATGGTTTGGAAGGACGTAACTGTTGGATTCACCATTGCAGGGATTACGGCGGCATTCGTCCCAGATGCATTCTTTGAAACCTTATTCATCAATAGCGGCAAGGGTACTAATGAATTTACCTTCTTAGAAATTCTTGAACATATCATAGTGGGGCCTATCGCAGCATTTTTAACTTTTATAGGAAGTATGGGCAATATTCCGCTGGCCGCCTTACTCTTCGGCAAGGGTGTAAGTTTTGCTGGCGTAATGGCATTTATTTTCAGTGATTTAGTTGTGTTTCCCGTATTACGTATAAATGCCAAATATTATGGCTGGAAAATGTCACTTTTCATTTTGTTCTTACTCTTTACGGCTCTTATATCGGCATCATTAATACTTCATTATGGTTTTAATTTTCTTGATTTAATGCCAGACCCTTCGCAAGTCAATATTCAAGATAAGGACCATTTCAAAATAAACTACACTTTCTTTTTGAATATAGCCTTCTTGGCCATATCGGGTTACTTAATCTATCTGGGGTTCTTCAAGCGAAAAGACGTTGAGCATTCTATGAGCGAGATGGCGCCCAAAAGCCCCTTGCTTGAAAAGATTTTGAAATATGCAGCATTCATTTGTTATGTATGGCTTGCAGGAGGTTTGATTATAAAATTCATAATTCGATAA
- a CDS encoding ion channel, whose product MEKIDSFYKQLFGKAWLTISVVIAAGLINIVLFSRLDNSWSEYVILALSIVKIYFIVKLSFNQLMKIIAQSHLMSHILVLFALLIGLILLSFATDYAALHIYDETNFKNSSGLVSSTSEILFEYLYLSTITFSSVGYGDIVPVSMVAKTLVMLQVALRFFVLVFGIANINNIKIEKYE is encoded by the coding sequence TTGGAAAAGATAGATTCGTTTTACAAACAACTTTTCGGAAAAGCTTGGCTTACTATTTCAGTAGTAATAGCAGCTGGTCTGATAAATATTGTGCTCTTTTCTAGGTTAGATAATAGCTGGTCTGAGTATGTGATTTTAGCTCTGTCAATCGTCAAAATCTATTTCATTGTAAAGCTTTCGTTTAACCAGTTGATGAAGATTATAGCGCAGAGTCATTTAATGAGCCATATTCTCGTACTATTTGCTTTACTGATTGGATTGATACTCTTGTCCTTTGCAACTGACTATGCAGCCCTTCACATTTATGATGAAACGAATTTCAAGAATAGTTCTGGTCTCGTTAGCTCAACATCAGAAATACTCTTTGAGTATTTGTACCTGAGTACAATTACATTTTCCTCGGTTGGATATGGGGATATCGTTCCGGTATCAATGGTGGCCAAAACCTTGGTGATGCTGCAAGTGGCTTTACGGTTTTTTGTCTTGGTTTTCGGTATCGCTAACATCAATAATATTAAAATAGAAAAATATGAATGA
- a CDS encoding heme-binding domain-containing protein yields the protein MKFLKIIAWVALIALIVIQFFPVDENESYTTLETDFMMVNKVPLDIENQLKVSCYDCHSNNTTYPWYSKIQPAAWFLENHIKKGKAELNFNEWSNYSDRRKRSKLRSIIKQVESGEMPMNSYIIVHQNAKLDTMAKSKLVKYIQRLKDDL from the coding sequence ATGAAATTTCTAAAAATCATAGCTTGGGTAGCGCTTATTGCGTTAATCGTTATTCAATTTTTTCCGGTGGATGAAAATGAAAGCTATACGACACTTGAAACTGATTTTATGATGGTTAATAAAGTACCGTTAGATATTGAGAATCAACTCAAGGTGTCCTGCTATGATTGTCACAGTAATAACACTACTTATCCTTGGTATAGTAAAATTCAGCCAGCAGCTTGGTTTTTAGAAAACCATATTAAAAAAGGAAAAGCAGAACTGAATTTTAATGAGTGGAGTAATTATTCTGATAGGAGAAAGAGAAGTAAGTTACGGTCTATTATTAAACAAGTAGAAAGTGGAGAAATGCCTATGAATAGCTATATAATAGTACATCAAAATGCTAAACTAGACACGATGGCGAAATCGAAATTGGTAAAATATATACAACGATTAAAAGATGATTTATAA
- a CDS encoding DUF3347 domain-containing protein — protein sequence MKTVKRTIGKMALAATMILTVSCKDGNKEEAAAPMSNEMHQESINDKDDMAMSDNKDAKAAAILNDYFNLKDALVNDDNGKAKELGNTMAQSLKAFDASNYSDNEKSELNDIIEDATEHAEHISESDIKHQREHFKVLSKDITDMVAITGTATKLYEQYCPMYDGGTAWLSKEENVLNPYYGSSMLRCGKVQREIN from the coding sequence ATGAAAACAGTAAAAAGAACAATAGGTAAAATGGCACTGGCTGCCACAATGATTTTAACAGTTTCCTGTAAAGACGGAAACAAAGAAGAGGCTGCTGCGCCGATGAGTAATGAGATGCACCAAGAATCTATCAATGACAAGGACGATATGGCAATGAGTGACAATAAGGATGCAAAAGCAGCAGCAATCCTGAATGATTATTTCAACTTAAAAGATGCGCTTGTAAACGATGACAATGGTAAAGCAAAGGAATTGGGGAATACAATGGCTCAATCCCTAAAAGCATTTGATGCATCCAACTATTCGGACAATGAAAAATCAGAATTAAATGACATAATCGAAGATGCAACAGAACACGCAGAGCACATTTCGGAAAGCGACATCAAACATCAACGCGAGCATTTCAAAGTTTTAAGTAAAGACATTACAGATATGGTAGCAATAACAGGAACAGCAACAAAACTGTACGAGCAATATTGCCCTATGTATGATGGTGGTACAGCTTGGTTGAGCAAAGAAGAAAATGTTTTAAATCCGTATTACGGTAGTTCAATGTTGAGATGTGGTAAAGTACAGAGAGAAATAAACTAA